One Hermetia illucens chromosome 4, iHerIll2.2.curated.20191125, whole genome shotgun sequence DNA segment encodes these proteins:
- the LOC119656089 gene encoding zinc metalloproteinase nas-15-like, which produces MFKLCIFALLVLAVTANPVQRTPTMAERRLEEAGFFEGDMRFPPGRNALVNTATRWTSKTVYYQIDGAFSAAEKNTIIGALNAIQSATCVKFVARSNQANYVYVTRENSGCWSYVGMLKGRQQLNLQGNGCVYHGTAIHEFLHALGVHHQQSASDRDNYVTIQYANIQSGTEGNFDKYSSSYVTDFGIGYDYGSIMHYDAYAFSKNGQKTIVTKDSSATIGQRNGLSSKDIAKIKAMYSC; this is translated from the exons ATGTTCAAGCTTTGTATTTTTGCATTATTGGTTTTGGCTGTCACAGCCAATCCCGTTCAAAGGACTCCAACCATGGCTGAGAGGAGACTTGAAGAGGCTGGGTTCTTTGAAGGTGATATGCGTTTCCCTCCTGGAAGGAATGCTTTGGTTAACACTGCCACACGTTGGACCTCAAAAACTGTCTATTACCAAATTGACGGTGCTTTCT CCGCTGCTGAAAAGAATACCATCATTGGTGCTCTCAACGCTATCCAATCTGCCACCTGTGTGAAATTCGTTGCTAGGTCCAACCAAGCTAACTATGTTTACGTTACC CGTGAAAATTCTGGATGTTGGTCTTATGTTGGCATGTTGAAGGGACGTCAACAACTGAACTTGCAAGGAAACGGTTGTGTTTACCATGGAACTGCTATCCACGAATTCTTGCATGCTCTTGGTGTTCATCATCAACAAAGTGCTTCAGACCGTGACAACTATGTTACCATCCAATATGCTAATATCCAATCTGGAACTGAAGGAAACTTCGACAAATACTCCAGCAGTTACGTCACCGACTTCGGTATTGGTTACGATTATGGAAGTATCATGCACTACGATGCCTACGCCTTCAGCAAGAACGGTCAAAAGACCATTGTGACCAAGGACTCCAGTGCCACAATTGGACAACGTAATGGATTGAGCTCCAAGGATATTGCTAAGATCAAGGCTATGTACAGCTGTTAA